A region of Cellulophaga sp. RHA19 DNA encodes the following proteins:
- a CDS encoding helix-turn-helix domain-containing protein — MDDILINIGRQLKLARQKRNLTLQQVAKRTGVSAGLISKIENLRTTPSLPVLLKIMQTLQIELSELELSSSIDGDYILIKNGTGVKEDREDSEQLEYTHLLSNSSKGESIRVYLITVQPHAIRKPISTNANELVYVLSGAPTYTLKGNDITLDRGDLLFFDGTVAHGISNRFNEAALLLKIYLLH; from the coding sequence ATGGATGACATTTTGATTAACATTGGCAGACAGCTAAAGCTGGCTCGCCAAAAAAGAAACTTGACCTTGCAGCAAGTTGCCAAGAGAACGGGCGTAAGTGCAGGGTTAATTTCAAAGATTGAGAACCTTAGGACAACTCCGTCTTTACCTGTTTTGCTAAAAATAATGCAAACATTACAGATAGAACTTTCTGAGCTAGAACTTTCTTCTAGTATTGATGGGGATTACATTCTTATTAAAAACGGAACAGGCGTTAAAGAGGATCGTGAAGATTCAGAACAATTAGAGTATACACATTTATTATCAAACTCTTCTAAAGGAGAAAGTATTCGTGTGTATTTAATTACCGTACAACCGCATGCAATTAGAAAACCAATTTCTACAAATGCTAATGAACTTGTTTACGTTTTAAGTGGTGCGCCAACTTATACGTTAAAAGGCAATGATATTACGTTAGATAGGGGAGATTTGTTGTTTTTTGATGGTACCGTAGCGCACGGTATATCTAATAGGTTTAATGAAGCTGCATTATTGCTAAAAATTTATTTATTACATTAA
- the modA gene encoding molybdate ABC transporter substrate-binding protein translates to MLYCAAVVKPALEEVAKVYYKETGVQIDLQYGGSGTLLSNLRIAKQGDLFLSADASYMQQAIKYNLIKESKPLVAITPVLAVAKNNPKQISNITEVCKEGIKFGIANPDAASIGSVTRNMLLQSGDWNVLKNCIYVQMPTVSDVANALKLNTIDVGVIWDVTANQYTEIDTVEVDFFKRYTEKVTVGVLKSSSQVKEASEFMNFLIYNSKSKRVFKKLGYNISN, encoded by the coding sequence TTGTTGTATTGTGCAGCCGTAGTTAAACCTGCTTTAGAAGAAGTGGCAAAAGTGTATTATAAAGAAACAGGAGTGCAAATAGATTTGCAATACGGAGGCTCTGGAACATTATTGTCAAATTTAAGAATAGCAAAGCAGGGCGATTTATTTTTATCTGCAGATGCAAGTTATATGCAGCAAGCAATAAAGTATAACTTAATAAAAGAGAGTAAACCGTTGGTTGCAATTACGCCAGTACTTGCTGTTGCAAAAAATAACCCTAAACAGATAAGTAATATTACAGAAGTGTGTAAAGAGGGTATTAAATTTGGTATTGCAAATCCTGATGCAGCATCTATAGGTAGTGTTACAAGAAATATGCTATTACAATCTGGAGATTGGAATGTACTTAAAAATTGTATTTATGTACAAATGCCAACCGTATCTGATGTTGCAAATGCTTTAAAATTAAATACCATAGACGTTGGTGTTATTTGGGACGTTACGGCAAACCAATACACAGAAATAGATACTGTAGAGGTCGATTTTTTTAAAAGGTATACAGAAAAGGTAACCGTTGGTGTTTTAAAATCATCTAGTCAAGTAAAAGAAGCTTCAGAGTTTATGAATTTTTTAATTTACAATTCTAAAAGCAAGCGTGTGTTTAAAAAACTCGGGTACAATATATCTAATTAA
- a CDS encoding ABC transporter permease, whose translation MGIVASTYIILILAMVLADFFYTTPGHIFNALASKEIQYAIKLSLLSSTITMVLSVLVAIPIGYFMARYNFRFKKIIDAILDIPIVLPPLVVGLSLLLLFQTTLGQFIESHLRVTYTVYAVVIAQFMVACAFAVRTMYVTFSQINNRQEQVALTLGCNERQSFFYILLPQAKNGILTAASLAWARALGEFGPILIFAGATRMRTEVLPTTVFLEMSVGNIEAAVAVSLIMIASGFLALLVVRMFGTKKNAL comes from the coding sequence ATGGGCATTGTGGCATCTACCTATATAATTTTAATATTGGCAATGGTTTTAGCCGATTTTTTTTATACCACACCAGGTCATATTTTTAATGCTTTAGCTAGTAAAGAAATTCAGTATGCCATAAAATTAAGCTTGCTAAGTAGTACAATTACAATGGTTTTAAGTGTTTTGGTAGCCATACCTATTGGGTATTTTATGGCGCGTTATAACTTTAGATTTAAAAAAATTATAGATGCTATTTTAGATATTCCTATTGTGTTACCGCCATTAGTGGTTGGTTTAAGTTTGTTGTTGCTTTTTCAAACAACATTAGGGCAATTTATAGAAAGTCATTTAAGGGTAACTTATACCGTTTATGCGGTTGTTATAGCGCAATTTATGGTAGCTTGTGCATTTGCTGTGCGTACAATGTATGTTACATTCTCACAAATAAACAACAGACAAGAGCAAGTTGCATTAACTTTAGGATGTAATGAGCGGCAATCTTTTTTTTATATTTTGTTACCGCAAGCAAAAAACGGAATATTAACAGCTGCATCTTTAGCTTGGGCAAGAGCATTGGGGGAGTTTGGGCCTATTTTAATTTTTGCGGGAGCAACAAGAATGAGAACAGAGGTATTGCCTACTACAGTGTTTTTAGAAATGTCTGTTGGTAATATAGAGGCTGCTGTTGCTGTGTCTTTAATAATGATAGCATCTGGATTTTTAGCCTTGTTGGTGGTTAGAATGTTTGGAACTAAAAAAAATGCACTTTAG
- a CDS encoding ATP-binding cassette domain-containing protein has product MLQCIDLEIEQGNFKLPTINFKVYKGDYLVLMGKTGSGKTTLIEIICGLRKLKSGQILLNTIDITSEVPGQREIGYVPQDGALFVTMTVAENIGFALKIRKWSKLKIKEKVQELATLLGIENLLNRTVNNLSGGEKQRVALGRALSFGPQVLCLDEPLSALDQETKAEIILLLQHLAQKLQLVIIHISHSESEAKKLATSILSLGDSGLQKVSL; this is encoded by the coding sequence ATGTTACAATGTATAGATTTAGAAATAGAGCAAGGCAATTTTAAGCTGCCTACTATAAATTTTAAGGTTTACAAAGGCGATTACCTAGTTTTAATGGGGAAAACGGGTAGTGGAAAAACAACGCTTATTGAAATTATTTGTGGCTTGCGTAAACTTAAAAGTGGGCAAATATTACTAAATACAATAGACATTACTAGTGAAGTTCCAGGGCAAAGAGAGATAGGGTATGTGCCACAAGACGGAGCATTATTTGTTACTATGACTGTGGCAGAGAATATTGGTTTTGCCTTAAAAATAAGAAAATGGTCCAAATTAAAAATTAAAGAAAAAGTACAAGAATTAGCGACTTTATTAGGTATAGAAAATTTATTAAACAGAACCGTTAACAATCTAAGCGGAGGAGAAAAACAACGTGTTGCTTTAGGTAGGGCGTTAAGTTTTGGTCCTCAAGTTTTATGTTTAGATGAGCCTTTAAGTGCATTAGACCAAGAAACAAAGGCAGAAATTATACTTTTACTTCAACATTTAGCACAAAAGTTACAACTTGTAATTATCCATATATCGCACTCAGAAAGTGAGGCTAAAAAACTAGCAACTAGTATTTTAAGTTTAGGAGACAGTGGCTTGCAAAAGGTTAGTTTGTAG